The following coding sequences are from one Selenomonas sputigena ATCC 35185 window:
- a CDS encoding glycogen/starch/alpha-glucan phosphorylase, protein MANKRNELGLAKEGLKQRFLATAHILWGSDFADLTSHEVYATIAAVVKQYISENWVKTNKAYTKRRDKQIYYFSIEFLLGRLMRSNLVNLGEMELFSDALEELGVNLDEVFPEEPDAGLGNGGLGRLAACFIDSMASLGLPGHGCSIRYQYGLFEQKIIKGNQVEIPDNWLGNGFEWEYRKADKAVNVKFNGNAYMKEEEDGSLSLVHEDYMTVMAVPYDVPIVGFRNNTVNTLRLWNAEVNRDFSDYGTMTREQIQAKKEYRNFVESITEYLYPDDSSYEGRRLRLIQEYFFVSAGVQSIVRHYLLAGMDIKDFAKKIAIHINDTHPAVAVAELMRILVDEERMDWEEAWEITRETMAYTNHTIMPEALEKWPIDMFRPLLPRIYMIVEEINRRHLEEVRRRFPNGEQMVHELSIIEDGQVHMARLAIVGSHSVNGVAAIHTDILKKDTLKFFHRYYPTKFNNKTNGITHRRWLIGANPELTALIDETIGDAWQKAPDQLSHLNDHVTDKAFLAELSKIKRLRKVDLSDYIHTHGGILVDPDMIFDVQVKRIHSYKRQIMNILHIMYLYHELKTNKRFRIPPTARFFGGKAAPGYYIAKETIRLINAVADKVNNDKAVSDMLKVVFIENFGVSIGEIVYPAADISEQISTASKEASGTGNMKFMMNGALTLGTLDGANVEISQAVGREHCEIFGLRAEEVLNYYATGSYKAWDEYNTNPAVRLVVSQLVDGTYGDFHSLRDYLIQGNDEFFVLKDFSAYDRAHKNMNRKYEDQAAWLKSSAINIANSGVFSSDRTIKEYADDIWHVKPAIIV, encoded by the coding sequence ATGGCAAACAAGAGGAATGAGCTGGGGCTGGCAAAGGAAGGTTTGAAACAAAGGTTTCTGGCTACGGCGCATATCCTGTGGGGCAGCGATTTCGCCGACCTCACGTCGCATGAGGTTTATGCGACCATTGCTGCCGTCGTGAAACAGTACATCAGCGAGAACTGGGTCAAGACGAACAAGGCGTACACGAAGCGCCGTGACAAGCAGATCTACTATTTTTCGATCGAATTCCTGCTCGGGCGGCTCATGCGCTCGAATCTCGTCAACTTGGGCGAGATGGAGCTTTTCTCCGATGCTTTGGAAGAACTCGGCGTCAACCTTGACGAAGTGTTTCCCGAGGAGCCGGACGCGGGTCTCGGCAACGGCGGCCTTGGGCGTCTCGCGGCCTGCTTCATCGACTCGATGGCCTCGTTGGGGCTTCCCGGTCACGGCTGCAGCATACGCTACCAGTACGGACTCTTCGAGCAGAAGATCATCAAGGGTAACCAGGTCGAGATTCCCGACAATTGGCTCGGCAACGGCTTCGAGTGGGAGTATCGCAAGGCAGATAAGGCGGTCAACGTCAAGTTCAATGGCAATGCCTACATGAAGGAGGAGGAGGACGGCAGCCTCTCTCTTGTACACGAAGACTACATGACGGTCATGGCTGTTCCCTACGACGTGCCGATCGTCGGCTTCCGCAACAATACGGTCAACACGCTGCGCCTGTGGAACGCCGAAGTCAACCGCGATTTTTCCGACTATGGAACAATGACGCGCGAGCAGATTCAGGCGAAGAAGGAATACCGCAACTTCGTCGAGAGTATCACGGAGTATTTGTACCCCGACGACAGCTCCTACGAAGGCCGCCGCCTGCGCCTCATCCAGGAGTACTTCTTCGTGTCGGCGGGCGTGCAGAGCATCGTGCGCCACTACCTGCTCGCGGGCATGGATATCAAGGATTTCGCGAAGAAGATCGCCATCCACATCAACGACACGCATCCGGCGGTCGCCGTCGCCGAGCTCATGCGCATCCTTGTCGATGAAGAGAGGATGGACTGGGAAGAGGCGTGGGAGATTACGCGCGAGACGATGGCGTACACGAACCACACGATCATGCCGGAAGCTTTGGAGAAGTGGCCGATCGACATGTTCCGCCCTCTCCTGCCGCGCATCTATATGATCGTCGAGGAGATCAACCGCCGCCACCTTGAGGAGGTGCGCAGGCGCTTCCCGAACGGCGAGCAGATGGTGCACGAGCTTTCCATCATCGAGGACGGGCAGGTGCACATGGCGCGGCTCGCCATCGTCGGCAGTCACAGCGTCAACGGCGTTGCGGCAATCCATACGGACATCCTGAAAAAAGACACGTTGAAGTTCTTCCATCGCTATTATCCGACGAAGTTCAACAACAAGACGAACGGCATCACGCATCGCCGCTGGCTCATCGGTGCGAATCCAGAGCTGACCGCGCTCATCGACGAGACGATCGGCGACGCATGGCAGAAGGCGCCAGATCAGCTCTCGCACCTCAACGATCATGTGACGGACAAAGCGTTCTTGGCGGAACTTTCGAAGATCAAGCGCCTCAGAAAGGTCGATCTTTCCGACTATATCCACACGCACGGCGGCATCCTCGTCGATCCCGACATGATCTTTGATGTCCAGGTCAAGCGCATCCATTCGTACAAGCGCCAGATCATGAACATCCTGCACATCATGTACCTCTACCATGAGCTGAAGACGAACAAGCGCTTCCGCATCCCGCCGACGGCGCGATTCTTCGGCGGCAAGGCGGCGCCCGGCTACTACATCGCGAAGGAGACGATCCGCCTGATCAACGCCGTCGCCGACAAGGTCAACAACGACAAGGCGGTCAGCGACATGCTCAAGGTCGTCTTCATCGAGAACTTCGGCGTTTCCATCGGTGAGATCGTCTATCCGGCCGCCGACATCTCCGAGCAGATCTCGACGGCCTCGAAGGAAGCCTCGGGCACGGGCAACATGAAGTTCATGATGAACGGCGCTCTGACGCTCGGCACGCTCGACGGCGCGAACGTTGAGATCAGCCAGGCGGTCGGCCGCGAGCACTGCGAGATCTTCGGCCTTCGTGCAGAGGAGGTTCTGAATTACTACGCGACGGGAAGTTACAAGGCGTGGGACGAGTACAACACGAATCCCGCCGTGCGCCTCGTCGTCTCGCAGCTCGTCGACGGCACCTACGGTGACTTCCACTCGCTGCGCGATTACCTGATTCAGGGCAACGACGAATTCTTCGTGTTGAAGGATTTCAGCGCGTACGACAGGGCGCACAAGAACATGAATCGCAAGTACGAGGATCAGGCTGCATGGCTCAAGTCGTCGGCGATCAACATCGCCAACTCGGGCGTATTTTCTTCGGATCGCACGATCAAGGAGTACGCGGACGACATCTGGCATGTGAAGCCCGCGATCATCGTCTGA
- the glgD gene encoding glucose-1-phosphate adenylyltransferase subunit GlgD: MNTVMGLINLQEDSGRIKELTESRPIGSMPFAGRYRVIDFALSSMVNSGISHVGIVLPEQSRSVMDHLRSGKDWDLARRHEGMFYLPPAKGDKDTRPGDLKTFYQNIDFVEHSAQKYVLLANASYIYNMNFAPVLRFHQNTNADITMVYNIVREEVPGESIVIETAENGLIEDIAMKPVVYQGSKVSNGALLMEKRIFVDMVRSTYEHGGTDLVLDGIIRRADRYTMYGCMHEGYTACVASTASYYRANMEALEPANWEELFMQNGFIFTKSKDGVPVQYKESSHVQNSLVANGCVVYGEVENSILFRGVTVGKGVKIRNSIIMEKCDLEDDALVENVICDKNVVITKGRWLKGAPNYPLIVSKNAVV; encoded by the coding sequence GTGAACACGGTCATGGGACTCATCAACCTGCAGGAAGACAGCGGGCGCATCAAGGAGCTGACCGAGAGCCGGCCCATCGGCTCCATGCCGTTTGCGGGACGCTACCGCGTCATTGACTTCGCGCTTTCGAGCATGGTCAACTCCGGTATCAGTCATGTCGGCATCGTGCTGCCTGAGCAGTCTCGTTCCGTCATGGATCACCTGCGCTCGGGCAAGGACTGGGATCTTGCGAGGCGTCACGAGGGCATGTTCTATCTGCCGCCCGCAAAGGGCGACAAGGACACGCGCCCCGGCGACCTCAAGACCTTTTACCAGAACATCGACTTCGTCGAGCACAGCGCACAGAAGTATGTGCTTCTCGCAAACGCGAGCTACATCTACAACATGAACTTCGCGCCCGTGCTGCGTTTCCATCAGAACACGAACGCGGACATCACGATGGTCTACAACATCGTGAGGGAGGAAGTGCCGGGCGAGAGCATCGTCATTGAGACGGCGGAAAACGGCCTCATTGAGGACATCGCCATGAAGCCCGTCGTCTATCAGGGGTCGAAGGTGTCGAACGGAGCGCTGCTCATGGAGAAGCGCATCTTCGTCGATATGGTGCGCTCGACGTACGAGCACGGCGGCACGGATCTCGTGCTCGACGGCATCATCCGCCGCGCCGATCGCTACACAATGTACGGCTGTATGCACGAGGGCTATACGGCGTGTGTCGCCTCGACCGCCTCGTACTACCGCGCCAACATGGAGGCGCTCGAACCTGCGAACTGGGAAGAGCTCTTCATGCAGAACGGCTTCATCTTCACGAAGTCGAAGGACGGCGTGCCCGTGCAGTACAAGGAGTCCTCACACGTCCAGAACTCGCTCGTCGCGAACGGCTGCGTCGTCTACGGCGAGGTCGAGAACAGCATCCTGTTCCGCGGCGTGACGGTGGGCAAGGGCGTCAAGATCCGAAATTCCATCATCATGGAGAAGTGCGACCTTGAGGACGATGCGCTCGTCGAAAATGTGATCTGCGACAAGAACGTCGTGATCACGAAGGGTCGCTGGCTCAAGGGGGCGCCGAACTACCCGCTGATCGTCAGCAAGAATGCCGTAGTCTGA
- a CDS encoding glucose-1-phosphate adenylyltransferase, with amino-acid sequence MRKTEYLAMILAGGQGSRLGALTKKIAKPAVPFGGKYRIIDFPLSNCANSGIDKVGVLTQYRPLELHNYLGTGSAWDLDKKDGGVFILPPYAREKGADWYQGTADAIYQNINFIDIVDPEYVLILSGDHIYTMDYSWMLEAHKGHKAEATIGVIEVPWEEASRFGIMNADKDGRILEFEEKPSEPKSNLASMGIYIFNRKFLQQYLEEDAKDTMSSHDFGKNIIPKMLADKARLFTYAFDGYWKDVGTIESLWQANMDLLQDEPPFALDGNWRIYSSNPSLPPHYVGREAHVSRSMVSEGSMVFGQVKNSVIFQGVRIGKGARVTNSVIMPFAKIEEGAVVDHAILAQGATIAAGAKVEGEEGAIAVIPENEVITAEAGSKQAG; translated from the coding sequence ATGAGAAAAACAGAGTATCTGGCCATGATCTTGGCGGGCGGACAGGGAAGCCGCCTGGGCGCCTTGACGAAGAAGATCGCAAAGCCCGCCGTACCGTTTGGCGGCAAGTACCGCATCATTGATTTTCCCTTGAGCAACTGCGCCAATTCCGGCATCGACAAGGTCGGCGTCCTCACGCAATATCGTCCGCTGGAGCTTCACAACTATCTCGGGACGGGAAGCGCGTGGGATCTCGACAAGAAGGACGGCGGCGTCTTCATTCTGCCGCCCTATGCGCGCGAGAAGGGCGCCGACTGGTATCAGGGCACGGCGGACGCCATCTATCAGAACATCAACTTCATCGACATCGTCGATCCCGAATATGTGCTGATTCTTTCGGGCGACCATATCTACACGATGGATTACTCGTGGATGCTTGAGGCGCACAAGGGGCACAAGGCGGAGGCGACGATCGGCGTCATCGAGGTGCCGTGGGAAGAGGCGTCGCGCTTCGGCATCATGAACGCCGACAAGGATGGGCGCATCCTTGAGTTCGAGGAGAAGCCGTCCGAGCCGAAGTCGAACCTCGCCTCGATGGGCATTTACATCTTCAACCGCAAGTTCCTGCAGCAGTACCTGGAAGAGGATGCGAAGGACACCATGTCGAGCCACGACTTCGGCAAGAACATCATCCCGAAGATGCTCGCCGACAAAGCGCGTCTCTTCACCTACGCCTTCGACGGCTATTGGAAGGACGTCGGCACGATCGAGAGCCTGTGGCAGGCGAACATGGATCTTTTGCAGGATGAGCCGCCCTTCGCCCTCGACGGCAACTGGCGCATCTATTCGTCCAATCCCTCGCTGCCGCCGCACTACGTCGGCCGCGAGGCGCATGTGAGCCGCTCGATGGTGAGCGAAGGCTCGATGGTCTTTGGCCAGGTGAAGAACTCCGTGATCTTCCAGGGCGTTCGCATCGGCAAGGGCGCACGCGTCACGAATTCGGTCATCATGCCGTTCGCGAAGATAGAGGAAGGCGCCGTCGTCGATCATGCAATCCTCGCGCAGGGGGCGACGATTGCAGCCGGCGCGAAGGTCGAGGGCGAGGAAGGCGCGATCGCCGTCATTCCCGAGAATGAGGTTATCACGGCGGAAGCGGGCAGCAAGCAGGCCGGTTGA
- a CDS encoding N-acetylmuramoyl-L-alanine amidase: protein MNRRNFLKSAVLLAAGAYVAPSLLVPEEAKAAISNGVHVVETNLTFLELDKRSFTDSIILHHIGDTDRDVSAATIHQWHLQNGWSGIGYHFVVHKNGIIERGRPLDAVGAHCWHHNATSIGINLVGNFEQAEPTTVQLDSAMRLIAELSHRYKLKPGAGTVFGHRDFNSTLCPGKNLYAKLSGICASASRL from the coding sequence ATGAATCGCAGAAATTTCCTCAAGAGCGCCGTCCTTCTTGCCGCGGGCGCCTATGTCGCGCCGAGTCTCCTTGTGCCCGAGGAAGCGAAGGCAGCCATTTCGAACGGCGTGCATGTCGTGGAGACGAATCTGACGTTCTTGGAGCTTGATAAGCGAAGCTTCACGGACAGCATCATCCTGCACCATATCGGCGACACGGATCGAGATGTGTCGGCAGCGACGATTCACCAGTGGCATCTGCAGAACGGTTGGTCGGGCATCGGCTATCACTTCGTCGTGCACAAGAATGGCATCATTGAGCGCGGGCGTCCGCTCGACGCCGTTGGCGCGCATTGCTGGCATCACAACGCGACGTCGATCGGCATCAACCTTGTCGGCAACTTCGAGCAGGCGGAGCCGACGACCGTGCAGCTCGATTCCGCCATGCGCCTCATCGCGGAACTTTCGCATCGCTACAAGCTAAAGCCCGGCGCGGGTACGGTCTTCGGACATCGTGATTTCAACTCGACGCTCTGCCCGGGCAAGAACCTCTACGCGAAGCTCTCCGGGATTTGTGCGAGCGCTTCGCGCCTGTAG
- a CDS encoding ABC transporter ATP-binding protein/permease: MEKKSVWRICRAIVRGYWFSEEKWKARGLLAVVIALNFVAVGMLVLINDWYNEFYNALQAYEYELFWPLVGKFAFLAFVHIAVAVYAIYLRQMLQIKWRTWLTDRYLARWMENRAYYKLETLAEGTDNPDQRISEDIGQFVELTLTLSVGFLKQLTTLAAFAVVLWNLSGVLTVPVGSWEFHIYGYMLWFSLIYSVLGTVGAHRVGRKLIGLNFEKQRFEADFRFSMMRVRENSESVAFYGGETQEVRGFSERFARVIGNFRELMRQTKILNFYINGYAQLAIIVPLVMAAPRYFGGEMALGGLMQTISAFGKVQDALSYFVEAYGSIAEYAAVVRRLSGFTAHMEEVDAKESAVTLSTSSGGLDVEGLCVSLPDGTELLQGCSFSLAPGEALLVTGASGAGKSTLLRALAGLWPFARGRAAFPANEKRLFLSQRPYLPLGTLARAVAYPLTAQGPREEMERALRLVGMEAFLPRLDEAADWSHILSLGEQQRIAFARILLVRPAWVFLDEATSALDEAREKELYEMLAHELPEMGIVSVGHRSTLREQHEKELHLGGAGSFSTRVLTESA, encoded by the coding sequence GTGGAGAAGAAGAGCGTCTGGCGTATATGCCGCGCGATTGTTCGCGGCTATTGGTTTTCCGAGGAGAAGTGGAAGGCGCGAGGGCTTCTCGCCGTCGTCATCGCGCTGAATTTCGTTGCGGTCGGCATGCTCGTCCTGATCAACGATTGGTACAACGAGTTCTACAACGCGCTGCAGGCTTACGAGTACGAGCTTTTCTGGCCGCTCGTCGGCAAGTTCGCGTTTCTCGCCTTCGTGCATATCGCCGTCGCCGTCTACGCCATCTATCTGCGGCAGATGCTGCAGATCAAGTGGCGCACATGGCTCACGGATCGCTACCTCGCACGCTGGATGGAGAATCGCGCCTATTACAAGCTCGAAACGCTTGCCGAGGGCACGGACAATCCCGACCAGCGAATATCGGAGGACATCGGGCAGTTCGTCGAGCTGACGCTCACGCTCTCCGTAGGCTTCTTGAAGCAGCTGACGACGCTCGCGGCGTTTGCCGTCGTCTTGTGGAATCTGTCAGGCGTTTTGACCGTTCCTGTCGGCAGCTGGGAGTTTCACATCTACGGCTACATGCTGTGGTTCTCGCTCATCTACTCCGTCTTGGGCACGGTCGGCGCGCACCGCGTCGGCAGAAAGCTCATCGGGCTGAACTTCGAGAAGCAGCGCTTCGAGGCGGACTTTCGCTTCAGCATGATGCGCGTGCGCGAAAACAGCGAGAGCGTCGCCTTCTACGGCGGTGAAACGCAGGAGGTGCGCGGCTTTTCCGAGCGCTTCGCGCGTGTCATCGGCAACTTCCGCGAACTCATGCGTCAGACGAAGATCCTGAACTTCTACATCAACGGCTACGCGCAGCTCGCGATCATCGTGCCGCTCGTCATGGCGGCGCCGCGCTACTTCGGCGGGGAGATGGCCTTGGGCGGACTCATGCAGACGATCTCGGCCTTTGGCAAGGTGCAGGACGCGCTTTCCTACTTCGTCGAGGCATACGGATCGATTGCCGAGTATGCGGCTGTCGTGCGTCGACTGAGCGGCTTCACGGCGCACATGGAAGAGGTCGATGCCAAGGAGAGCGCTGTCACGCTTTCGACGTCTTCAGGCGGTCTTGACGTGGAGGGACTTTGCGTCTCCCTGCCCGACGGCACGGAGCTTTTGCAAGGCTGCTCATTTTCGCTCGCGCCGGGCGAAGCGCTTCTCGTCACGGGCGCGTCGGGCGCGGGCAAGTCGACGCTTCTTCGCGCTCTTGCAGGGCTTTGGCCGTTCGCGCGTGGCCGCGCAGCGTTCCCAGCGAATGAAAAGCGGCTCTTCCTCTCGCAGCGCCCCTATCTGCCGCTCGGCACGCTGGCGCGCGCCGTAGCGTATCCTTTGACGGCGCAAGGCCCGCGCGAGGAGATGGAACGTGCGCTGCGGCTCGTCGGCATGGAAGCCTTTCTCCCGCGTCTCGACGAGGCTGCCGATTGGAGTCACATCCTTTCGCTTGGCGAGCAGCAGCGCATCGCCTTTGCACGCATCCTGCTCGTGCGCCCGGCGTGGGTGTTCCTCGACGAGGCGACGAGTGCGCTCGACGAGGCGCGCGAGAAGGAACTGTATGAAATGCTCGCGCACGAGCTGCCCGAGATGGGCATCGTGAGCGTCGGGCATCGCTCGACGCTTCGAGAGCAGCACGAAAAGGAACTTCACTTGGGCGGGGCGGGCAGCTTTTCGACGCGCGTGCTCACGGAATCAGCATGA
- a CDS encoding methyltransferase domain-containing protein, giving the protein MLTIVMLLTGDVQEARMVRAYLQENYSGEEYERILVYCGENAEAVTFLDQDPSAVLFDGRGAGIAASCNAALQYASGREILFSAAPYVLVPAALRSMKRAADGSGGVSLVVPMLQAPVGVDKAQELFKDQRLPYQDAEGMGLFAEELSANLDVSFVSAVLEFCVLAQRQVLLDMGGFSEEFHTTPFLMLDICLRFWQIERPCIVAHGAFVHRNELRLSYDQEDDENFTRKHGLKYPYSFNPRLDLLQMMDLQKPSLSVLEVGCACGVTLLTVRNANLGAKTYGIEFDEQAAAFARHFSVVEALDVETLDRPEWHEKFDYIILGDVIEHLREPQRAMTNLALLLKPGGCVLVSTPNVMHFSVFRMMLAGRWKYEEAGILDRTHLRFFTRTELLALLEAAGLEPQKVFESREETEHDQAFIAQLAALLATGVDPEELHAYQWKVVAKKR; this is encoded by the coding sequence ATGCTGACGATCGTTATGCTTTTGACGGGGGATGTGCAGGAAGCGCGCATGGTGCGGGCATACCTGCAAGAAAATTATTCGGGAGAGGAATACGAGCGCATCCTTGTCTACTGCGGCGAGAATGCGGAGGCCGTGACTTTTTTGGATCAAGATCCTTCTGCGGTGCTCTTCGACGGCAGGGGAGCAGGTATAGCGGCTTCTTGCAACGCGGCGCTTCAATATGCGAGCGGACGGGAAATTTTGTTTTCAGCAGCGCCCTACGTCCTTGTGCCGGCAGCGCTCCGCTCCATGAAACGGGCCGCAGACGGCAGTGGCGGAGTTTCGCTCGTCGTGCCGATGCTGCAGGCTCCCGTGGGTGTGGACAAGGCGCAGGAGTTGTTCAAAGACCAGCGTCTCCCCTATCAAGATGCCGAGGGGATGGGGCTCTTTGCTGAAGAGTTGTCCGCGAATCTGGACGTTTCGTTTGTTTCGGCCGTTTTGGAGTTCTGCGTCCTCGCGCAGCGTCAGGTGTTGCTCGATATGGGCGGCTTTTCAGAGGAGTTTCATACGACGCCGTTCCTCATGCTTGACATTTGCCTGCGCTTCTGGCAGATAGAGCGGCCGTGCATTGTCGCGCACGGAGCGTTCGTCCATCGAAATGAGCTGCGGCTATCCTATGATCAGGAAGATGATGAGAATTTTACGCGCAAGCACGGCTTGAAATATCCGTACTCCTTCAATCCGCGGCTGGATCTTCTGCAGATGATGGATCTGCAGAAGCCTTCGCTTAGCGTACTTGAGGTTGGCTGTGCCTGTGGCGTGACGCTTCTCACCGTGCGTAATGCGAATCTTGGGGCGAAGACGTACGGCATCGAATTTGACGAGCAGGCGGCAGCGTTCGCCCGCCATTTCTCCGTTGTCGAGGCGCTCGATGTGGAGACGCTCGATCGGCCTGAGTGGCATGAAAAGTTCGATTACATCATCTTGGGCGATGTCATCGAGCATTTGCGTGAGCCGCAGCGAGCGATGACGAATCTCGCGCTTCTCCTGAAGCCGGGCGGCTGCGTCCTCGTCAGCACGCCGAACGTCATGCATTTCTCCGTATTCCGCATGATGCTTGCGGGGCGCTGGAAGTATGAGGAAGCGGGCATTCTCGACCGCACGCACCTGCGCTTTTTCACGCGCACGGAGCTCCTTGCGCTTTTGGAGGCGGCAGGCTTGGAGCCGCAGAAGGTGTTTGAGTCAAGGGAGGAAACGGAGCACGATCAGGCATTTATCGCGCAGCTTGCCGCCCTTTTGGCAACGGGCGTCGATCCGGAGGAGCTTCACGCTTATCAATGGAAGGTCGTAGCAAAGAAGAGATAG
- a CDS encoding signal peptidase II: MPSYKYILLALIFLSLVLLYRWLPNRKIWALFSLTLLFAGAAAFWSFPPPPASKMTEEERSEIHQQQEIFTAWYDEHKKNITQLDYNWQQYHNILESFKEGAIDIQTAYVRLTQLAEDAKHTRDAVDAHIPPLALSGINYDLCAAVRQKTLAYAEAQQQVISRTKNAADPAQLLTRDVAEQSRILEDTMIRESPPGLFLAEEISALRENLTIPPEKDE; the protein is encoded by the coding sequence ATGCCATCATACAAATACATCCTGCTCGCTCTCATCTTCCTATCCCTCGTGCTGCTCTACCGCTGGCTTCCCAACCGAAAGATCTGGGCACTCTTCTCCCTCACGCTCCTCTTCGCAGGAGCAGCGGCGTTCTGGAGCTTCCCGCCGCCGCCCGCGTCCAAGATGACGGAAGAAGAACGCAGCGAGATTCATCAGCAGCAGGAAATCTTCACCGCCTGGTACGACGAGCACAAGAAGAACATCACACAGCTCGACTACAACTGGCAGCAGTACCACAACATCCTTGAGAGCTTCAAAGAAGGCGCGATCGACATCCAGACGGCCTACGTGCGTCTCACGCAGCTCGCCGAAGACGCCAAGCACACGCGTGACGCCGTCGACGCGCACATCCCGCCGCTCGCGCTCAGCGGCATCAACTACGACCTCTGCGCCGCCGTGCGGCAGAAGACGCTCGCCTACGCCGAAGCGCAGCAGCAGGTGATCAGCCGCACGAAGAACGCCGCCGACCCCGCGCAGCTCCTCACGCGCGACGTCGCCGAGCAGAGCCGCATCCTGGAGGACACGATGATCCGCGAATCGCCGCCCGGCCTCTTCCTCGCCGAAGAAATCAGCGCACTGCGCGAAAATCTCACGATTCCGCCGGAAAAGGACGAATGA
- a CDS encoding amino acid permease, which produces MNRGLKNRHVQMISLGGVIGSGYFLGTGYVLEKAGPAAILAYLLGGVIVLCVMLSLAELAVAKPVSGSFVAYARENISSTWACGVGWAYWLNWMAYVPSEMIAAGIIMNNFVPEVSQLWWAVFFGLVVTVLNLFRVDKFGESEFWLSLVKILALVAFSVVAALICLGLFGGEGFIGTRILLSSGGFTPNGWWAIVLTMVIILVNFQGTEIIGLAAGECKEPEKSIPIAVRNVTWRIIALYIVPISLLISILPWEEASISESVFAAALAAHGLDSLAAALAFVVLTAAVSCSNSGLYSSARALYSLARMDMAPAFLAQINSKGVPRNSILMSVSACWLVILLYTFNPDSAVYTYLLAVSGCTGAIAWISICWSQYRFRRRLIAEGLEHTLRYKTPFFPYVTLFGIWAQVFCLVVLAFTPDLRQAFYMGVPMLVVPMLWHRLRSLYRARVAAARNG; this is translated from the coding sequence ATGAACAGAGGGTTGAAGAACAGGCATGTGCAGATGATTTCGCTCGGCGGGGTCATTGGCAGCGGCTATTTTCTCGGCACGGGGTATGTGCTGGAAAAGGCAGGGCCGGCGGCGATCCTGGCGTATCTTTTGGGCGGAGTCATCGTGCTCTGCGTCATGCTCTCCTTGGCGGAGCTGGCGGTCGCCAAGCCTGTTTCGGGTTCTTTTGTCGCCTATGCGCGCGAGAACATCTCTTCGACGTGGGCGTGCGGCGTGGGCTGGGCGTACTGGCTCAACTGGATGGCGTATGTGCCGTCCGAGATGATCGCCGCGGGCATCATCATGAACAATTTTGTGCCCGAAGTCAGCCAGCTGTGGTGGGCCGTGTTCTTCGGCCTCGTCGTGACCGTGCTGAACCTCTTTCGCGTCGACAAGTTCGGCGAGAGCGAGTTCTGGCTGTCCCTTGTGAAGATCCTGGCCTTGGTTGCTTTCAGCGTCGTGGCGGCGCTCATCTGTCTCGGGCTTTTCGGCGGAGAGGGATTCATCGGCACGCGCATCCTCCTTTCGAGCGGCGGCTTCACGCCGAACGGCTGGTGGGCGATCGTCCTGACGATGGTCATCATCCTCGTGAATTTCCAAGGCACGGAGATCATCGGCCTTGCGGCGGGCGAGTGCAAAGAGCCGGAGAAGAGCATCCCCATCGCCGTGCGCAACGTGACGTGGCGCATCATCGCGCTCTACATCGTCCCGATCTCCCTTCTGATCTCCATTCTGCCGTGGGAAGAGGCGAGCATCTCCGAAAGCGTCTTTGCGGCGGCGCTCGCCGCGCACGGCCTCGACTCCTTGGCGGCCGCGCTCGCCTTCGTCGTTCTGACGGCCGCCGTGTCGTGCTCGAACTCGGGTCTTTATTCGAGTGCGCGGGCGCTCTATTCGCTCGCTCGCATGGACATGGCGCCGGCATTTCTCGCCCAGATCAACAGCAAGGGCGTGCCGCGCAATTCCATTCTCATGTCGGTTTCGGCGTGCTGGCTCGTCATCCTGCTCTACACGTTCAATCCCGATTCGGCGGTCTATACGTATCTTCTCGCTGTATCGGGCTGCACGGGGGCGATCGCGTGGATTTCGATCTGCTGGAGTCAGTATCGCTTCCGCCGCCGCCTCATCGCCGAGGGGCTGGAGCATACCCTGCGCTACAAGACGCCGTTCTTTCCTTATGTGACGCTCTTCGGCATCTGGGCGCAGGTCTTCTGCCTCGTCGTGCTCGCCTTCACGCCCGACCTGCGGCAGGCCTTCTACATGGGCGTGCCGATGCTCGTCGTGCCGATGCTCTGGCATAGGCTGCGCAGTCTGTACCGCGCACGCGTCGCAGCGGCGAGAAATGGCTGA